One genomic window of Cannabis sativa cultivar Pink pepper isolate KNU-18-1 chromosome 2, ASM2916894v1, whole genome shotgun sequence includes the following:
- the LOC133034314 gene encoding uncharacterized protein LOC133034314, translating to MESKRKGNCGCSSLPTRIIQTITDLVTDEDNKFKYLYFAVGASIKGWQHCTPIIVTDGTFLTNQHGGTLLIASTQNANRHIFPLAFAVVDSENDSSWEWFLHKIKETYGEREGQCIVSDRHESILKAIKETLPDIMHGVCCYHLMKNIKMKFKKGGDELKIAFNSASKAYNIEDFEKSMQDLDNIDVRIRDYLVNEIGVEKWTRLYGMNRRYKIMTSNMAESVNAALKAVRDLPILTLLECLHSLVQRWYWENKNRAQKTTTTLEKIPEKTLKKQRDMSLKYKG from the exons ATGGAGAGCAAGAGAAAAGGCAATTGTGGATGCTCGTCGCTGCCTACAAGAATCATACA AACAATTACAGACCTAGTAACAGATgaagataacaaattcaaataTCTATACTTTGCAGTAGGTGCTTCAATAAAAGGTTGGCAACACTGTACACCAATAATAGTCACGGATGGAACCTTTTTAACAAACCAACATGGAGGCACTTTGTTGATAGCAAGTACACAAAATGCAAATAGACATATATTCCCACTTGCATTTGCAGTAGTAGATTCCGAAAATGACAGCTCTTGGGAATGGTTTCTtcacaaaataaaggaaacttatGGCGAAAGAGAAGGTCAATGCATCGTATCAGATAGACATGAGAGTATACTAAAAGCAATAAAAGAGACCCTTCCAGATATAATGCATGGGGTATGTTGTTACCAtttgatgaaaaatataaaaatgaaattcaaaaaaggAGGTGATGAGCTCAAGATTGCATTTAATAGTGCATCTAAAGCTTACAACATAGAAGATTTTGAAAAGAGCATGCAAGACTTGGACAATATAGATGTAAGAATAAGAGATTACTTGGTGAATGAAATTGGTGTCGAAAAGTGGACAAGACTATATGGCATGAACAGGAGATACAAAATAATGACATCAAATATGGCCGAATCAGTCAATGCAGCCTTGAAAGCAGTAAGAGACCTACCCATCTTAACTCTACTAGAATGCCTACATTCATTGGTGCAAAGATGGTATTGGGAAAACAAGAATAGAGCCCAAAAAACTACAACAACACTGGAAAAAATACCTGAAAAAACATTAAAGAAACAAAGAGATATGAGTTTAAAGTACAAG GGTTAA
- the LOC133034965 gene encoding uncharacterized protein LOC133034965 isoform X2, producing MVKTRSSISPSHSVKIAADKKKMENVSNDGDRDDSDRSGGSGGSSDGSRGSALQTKRKRVVEKVKKEDVRNVKKMKQVAEDLPEDYDSEDLEVEVRNDLKEWDLYFKPGEKIQGKVMLFPNQDNIVVKNINSKLTKDQRKLFRGTSFGYF from the exons ATGGTTAAAACTCGTTCTTCAATTTCTCCTTCGCATTCTGTAAAGATAGCTGCTGATAAGAAGAAAATGGAAAATGTTTCTAATGATGGAGATCGTGATGATTCTGATCGTTCTGGTGGATCTGGTGGATCATCTGATGGTAGCCGTGGCTCTGCATTGCAAACCAAGAGAAAAAGAGTTGTTGAGAAAGTGAAGAAGGAAGATGTTCGAAATGTGAAAAAGATGAAGCAAGTTGCTGAAGATTTGCCTGAGGATTATGATAGTGAAGACTTGGAGGTTGAAGTTCGTAATGATTTGAag GAATGGGATTTATATTTCAAGCCTGGTGAAAAGATTCAGGGAAAAGTGATGTTATTCCCTAATCAAGATAACATTGTTGTCAAAAATATTAATTCCAAGTTGACTAAAGATCAACGTAAGTTGTTTCGTGGTACTAGTTTTGGTTATTTTTAA
- the LOC133034965 gene encoding uncharacterized protein LOC133034965 isoform X1: MWFKFGDENFRFSLAKFAVVSGLLCVGDADLTKYTHRENAFVDRYFCDQTVTVSAVEHRFMYSDFKSDEYAVKMVVLYLVTNCLISSVYSKKVPVEILNIIGVDEYGSFPWGIPVFELTLHNLKIGLRGVIKGKGVSKPLAKVKGKHLEKGPRSYKLPSLPFAFLFGCMKPFLCA, translated from the coding sequence atgtgGTTTAAGTTTGGTGATGAGAATTTCAGATTCAGTTTAGCTAAGTTTGCTGTTGTTTCTGGTTTACTGTGTGTTGGTGATGCTGATTTGACTAAGTATACACACAGAGAAAATGCTTTTGTTGATCGATATTTTTGTGATCAGACAGTGACTGTTAGTGCTGTTGAGCATAGGTTTATGTATAGTGATTTCAAGTCAGATGAGTATGCTGTGAAGATGGTTGTTTTGTACCTTGTTACTAATTGTTTGATTAGTAGTGTTTACTCAAAAAAAGTTCCTGTTGAGATTCTGAACATAATTGGGGTTGATGAGTATGGTAGTTTCCCATGGGGTATACCAGTGTTTGAATTAACTTTGCACAATTTAAAGATTGGTCTGAGGGGTGTTATTAAGGGAAAAGGTGTTTCTAAGCCTCTTGCTAAGGTTAAAGGGAAACATTTGGAAAAGGGTCCTCGCTCTTATAAACTTCCTAGTTTACCTTTTGCATTCTTGTTTGGTTGTATGAAACCATTCCTTTGTGCTTGA
- the LOC133034964 gene encoding uncharacterized protein LOC133034964: MIYERESKKKEMKKSGGAEKKRVRRSSAAVQNGGRDPNSDTPPRKQAAKKDVYQLFAEKVRDHKDLVSRWAVLQETRVEYFRGKDFGGFLRNHPELKDILESDKNAEPEDIGNALLRKNLLVRCDRVVKTLRPGKKKLSTWPAHLEIFPDQVFSENDAFFAWTFVKRRPLWQTLLSFFWPVLTLAICLFPIYPHRCKLIILYSCAGLLLLFMSLLFLRATAFGLLYIVIGKRVWFFPNILAEEATLRELFRFCPKKDEEERPKWTTRLFYALVGVLVILLLRHHAPDEAARARYQKRVSNIIDDVLEWSPTLALSGMMDKQPSMVNNTEPDSSFADKSQTNPEGEGPVDDETGVVGSASEQHDAEVNDNKEDTEQRKHHDDI; this comes from the exons ATGATTTACGAAAGAGAAtcgaagaagaaggagatgaaGAAATCGGGAGGTGCAGAGAAGAAGAGGGTGCGGAGGTCTTCGGCGGCTGTCCAAAATGGTGGCAGAGATCCAAACTCTGACACCCCTCCTAGG AAACAAGCTGCAAAGAAGGATGTGTATCAATTGTTCGCGGAGAAAGTGAGGGACCATAAGGATTTGGTATCTAGATGGGCTGTTTTACAGGAGACCCGAgtggaatattttagaggaaaAGATTTTGGTGGGTTTTTGAGGAATCATCCTGAGCTGAAAGATATTCTGGAATCAGATAAGAATGCCGAGCCTGAAGATATTGGCAATGCTTTATTGAGAAAGAATCTTCTTGTGCGTTGTGATCGAGTCGTCAAAACTCTTCGACCTGGCAAGAAAAAATTGTCTACCTGGCCTGCCCACTTGGAGATCTTCCCT GATCAAGTTTTTTCTGAAAATGATGCTTTCTTCGCTTGGACATTCGTTAAAAGGCGGCCTCTTTGGCAGACACTGCTCTCGTTTTTCTGGCCTGTGTTGACTCTGGCAATTTGCTTGTTTCCTATATATCCCCATCGGTGCAAGTTAATAATACTATACTCATGTGCAGGGCTTCTTCTGCTTTTCATGTCACTGCtctttt TGAGGGCTACAGCATTTGGTCTTTTGTATATTGTTATTGGAAAACGTGTTTGGTTCTTCCCCAACATTCTTGCCGAGGAAGCGACATTGCGAGAATTATTCCGTTTCTGTCCTAAGAAAGATGAGGAGGAACGACCAAAGTGGACAACAAGGCTTTTCTACGCTCTAGTAGGGGTTCTTGTCATATTACTGCTGAGGCACCATGCACCTGATGAGGCTGCTAGGGCCAG ATATCAAAAAAGAGTGTCAAACATAATTGATGATGTTCTTGAGTGGTCTCCAACGTTGGCTCTATCTGGGATGATGGATAAGCAGCCAAGTATGGTTAACAACACTGAGCCTGATAGTAGTTTTGCAGATAAGAGCCAAACAAACCCGGAAGGGGAGGGCCCCGTTGATGATGAAACGGGTGTCGTTGGCTCAGCCTCTGAGCAACACGACGCAGAAGTTAATGATAACAAAGAGGACACAGAACAACGTAAACATCACGATGATATTTGA